The following coding sequences are from one Arachis hypogaea cultivar Tifrunner chromosome 7, arahy.Tifrunner.gnm2.J5K5, whole genome shotgun sequence window:
- the LOC112703150 gene encoding chlorophyllide a oxygenase, chloroplastic — protein MNAIATASALTLPIFCRTAKLDSKKGLKGKFSVLAVFGEVEKKNAWSAIFDVEDPRSKVPHYKGKFLDVYQALEVARYDLQYCDWRARQDVLTIMLLHEKVVEVLNPLAREYKSIGTMKKELAELQDELAEAHRQVHVSEARVSTALEKLAFMEELVNDRLLQSRSTTEVSEASSSPSTSAKSFNEEKKRPPRKSLNVSGPVQSFHPNLKNFWYPVAFTTDLKHDTMIPIECFEEPWVIFRGKDGKPGCVQNTCAHRSCPLHLGSVNEGRIQCPYHGWEYTTTGKCEKMPSTRLLNVKIKSVPCFEKEGMIWIWPGNDPPSATLPSLLPPPGFQVHAEIVMELPIEHGLLLDNLLDLAHAPFTHTSTFAKGWSVPSLVKFLTPGSGLQGYWDPYPIDMEFRPPCMVLSTIGISKPGKLEGQNTSQCATHLHQLHVCLPSSKQKTRLLYRMSLDFAPFLKHVPFMQYLWKHFAEQVLNEDLRLVLGQQERMNSGANVWNWPVSYDKLGVRYRIWRDAVERGAKQLPFSR, from the exons ATGAACGCCATAGCAACTGCTTCAGCTCTCACTCTGCCAATCTTCTGTAGAACAGCCAAACTTGACAGCAAAAAG GGTTTGAAAGGTAAATTCAGCGTGCTTGCTGTATTCGGAGAAGTAGAAAAGAAGAATGCATGGAGTGCAATCTTTGACGTGGAGGATCCGAGATCAAAAGTCCCACATTATAAAGGAAAGTTTTTGGATGTATATCAAGCCTTAGAAGTGGCAAGATATGATCTTCAGTACTGTGATTGGCGAGCTCGGCAAGATGTGCTTACCATCATGCTCCTCCATGAAAAG GTAGTGGAAGTTCTTAATCCTCTAGCACGCGAATACAAATCAATTGGCACAATGAAAAAGGAGCTAGCAGAGTTGCAAGATGAATTAGCAGAAGCACACAGACAG GTCCATGTATCTGAAGCAAGGGTTTCAACTGCTTTAGAAAAACTAGCTTTCATGGAAGAATTAGTAAATGATAGGCTGCTTCAAAGTAGAAGCACAACAGAAGTTTCCGAGGCATCTTCTTCGCCGAGTACATCTGCGAAATCTTtcaatgaagaaaagaaaaggccGCCCCGAAAAAGCTTGAATGTATCAGGTCCGGTTCAGTCATTCCATCCCAACTTGAAGAATTTCTGGTATCCTGTTGCTTTCACTACTGACCTAAAACATGATACCATG ATCCCTATAGAATGTTTTGAGGAACCATGGGTTATCTTCAGAGGGAAAGATGGGAAACCTGGATGCGTTCAGAATACCTGCGCACACAGATCATGTCCTCTACACCTTGGTTCTGTAAATGAGGGTCGTATCCAATGTCCCTATCATG GTTGGGAGTACACCACCACTGGAAAATGTGAGAAAATGCCATCCACTCGACTGCTTAATGTGAAGATAAAGTCAGTTCCATGTTTCGAAAAAGAGGGTATGATCTGGATTTGGCCTGGCAATGACCCCCCATCAGCCACACTTCCATCTTTATTACCTCCTCCTGGGTTCCAAGTTCATGCCGAG ATTGTCATGGAACTTCCAATTGAACATGGGTTACTTTTGGACAACCTTTTGGATCTCGCACATGCCCCGTTCACACACACTTCAACCTTTGCTAAGGGATGGAGTGTCCCAAG CTTGGTGAAATTTTTGACACCTGGATCTGGTCTGCAAGGGTACTGGGATCCCTATCCAATTGATATGGAATTTCGGCCACCTTGCATGGTTCTATCGACGATTGGAATTTCAAAGCCTGGGAAACTCGAGGGACAAAACACCAGTCAATGCGCCACACATCTGCACCAACTTCATGTTTGCTTACCATCATCAAAACAAAAAACAAGACTACTGTACAGAATGTCGCTGGATTTTGCTCCTTTTCTAAAGCATGTTCCTTTTATGCAATATCTATGGAAGCATTTTGCAGAACAG GTTTTAAATGAGGATCTACGGTTAGTGCTGGGTCAGCAAGAGCGGATGAACAGTGGTGCAAATGTATGGAATTGGCCGGTATCGTATGACAAGCTTGGGGTAAGGTACAGAATATGGCGAGATGCCGTGGAGCGAGGAGCGAAACAGCTACCCTTTAGTAGATAG
- the LOC140174371 gene encoding uncharacterized protein, translating into MRLSIGTTALDYDETKQFGEWLLKVSDDLIGDNIDGETEICLPEDIVIPSSDQTFDESVHFSYPNILENMSSNDFFKARTILVPTLDIVEKVNNHLMAIILGGEKLYLSSDLICMDKGNMENQLDLYGPELLNSINCSGFPLHKLILMVGVPACL; encoded by the coding sequence atgagACTCTCTATAGGGACAACTGCTTTAGATTATGATGAGACAAAGCAATTTGGTGAGTGGTTATTGAAAGTTAGTGATGATCTAATAGGTGACAATATAGATGGTGAAACTGAGATATGTCTTCCAGaagatattgttattccttctTCGGACCAAACATTTGATGAGTCGgttcatttttcttatccaaatattttagaaaacatGTCTTCAAATGATTTTTTCAAAGCAAGAACTATACTAGTTCCGACGCTTGACATCGTTGAAAAGGTCAACAACCATCTAATGGCTATCATTCTTGGAGGGGAAAAATTATATCTTAGTTCGGATTTAATATGTATGGATAAAGGGAATATGGAGAATCAACTAGATCTCTATGGTCCTGAATTACTGAATAGCATAAATTGTTCTGGTTTTCCTTTACATAAATTAATACTCATGGTTGGTGTTCCGGCATGTTTATGA